Proteins co-encoded in one Enterobacter sp. R4-368 genomic window:
- a CDS encoding histidine ABC transporter permease HisQ, producing the protein MLYGFSQVILQGALVTLELALSSVVLAVLIGLAGAGAKLSKNRFLALIFEGYTTLIRGVPDLVLMLLIFYGLQIALNGITDALGMEQLDIDPMVAGIITLGFIYGAYFTETFRGAYMAVPKGHIEAATAFGFTGLQTFRRILFPAMMRYALPGIGNNWQVILKATALVSLLGLEDVVKATQLAGKSTWEPFYFAIVCGVIYLIFTTASNGVLLLLERRYSVGVKRADL; encoded by the coding sequence ATGCTGTACGGGTTTTCTCAAGTTATTTTACAAGGCGCGCTGGTCACGCTGGAGCTGGCTCTCAGTTCCGTGGTGCTGGCGGTGCTGATTGGCCTTGCGGGCGCGGGAGCGAAGCTCTCGAAAAACCGGTTTCTCGCGCTGATCTTTGAAGGCTACACCACGCTTATTCGCGGTGTACCGGATCTGGTGCTGATGCTGCTTATTTTTTACGGCCTGCAAATTGCGCTCAATGGCATTACTGATGCGCTGGGTATGGAACAGCTGGATATTGATCCGATGGTGGCGGGTATCATCACGCTCGGCTTTATCTACGGCGCCTATTTCACTGAAACTTTCCGCGGTGCTTATATGGCGGTGCCGAAGGGGCATATTGAAGCCGCAACCGCCTTCGGTTTTACCGGTCTTCAGACTTTCCGCCGCATCCTGTTTCCGGCGATGATGCGTTACGCGCTGCCGGGCATTGGCAATAACTGGCAGGTGATCCTCAAAGCCACTGCGCTGGTCTCGTTGCTGGGGCTGGAAGATGTGGTTAAAGCTACTCAGCTCGCCGGGAAAAGCACCTGGGAGCCTTTCTATTTCGCCATTGTCTGCGGCGTCATTTATCTCATTTTTACAACGGCTTCCAATGGCGTACTGCTTCTGCTCGAACGTCGCTACTCGGTGGGTGTGAAGAGGGCTGACCTGTGA
- the hisJ gene encoding histidine ABC transporter substrate-binding protein HisJ — MKKLVLSLSLVLAFSSVSNVFAAIPQKLRIGTDPTYTPFESKNAQGELVGFDIDLAKELCKRINTQCVFIENPLDALIPSLKAKKIDAIMSSLSITEKRQQEIDFTDKLYAADSRLVVAKDSDVQPELDKLKGKRIGVLQGTTQETYGNVHWAPKGVEIVSYQGQDNIYSDLTAGRIDAAFQDEVAASEGFLKTPQGKAYKFGGPSIKDEKLFGVGTGMGVRKGDTELRDALNKAFAEMRADGTYEKLAKKYFDFDVYGG; from the coding sequence ATGAAAAAACTGGTGTTATCTCTTTCTCTGGTGCTCGCTTTCTCCAGCGTTTCCAACGTGTTCGCCGCCATTCCGCAAAAATTACGTATCGGTACCGATCCGACCTATACACCATTCGAATCGAAGAATGCGCAGGGGGAATTAGTGGGTTTTGATATCGATCTGGCAAAAGAGCTCTGTAAACGCATTAATACGCAATGTGTGTTTATCGAAAACCCACTCGACGCGCTGATCCCGTCTCTGAAAGCGAAAAAAATCGATGCCATTATGTCGTCGCTCTCCATTACGGAAAAACGCCAGCAGGAAATTGATTTTACCGACAAGCTCTACGCGGCAGATTCCCGCCTGGTGGTAGCGAAAGATTCTGATGTTCAGCCGGAGCTGGACAAACTGAAAGGCAAACGCATTGGCGTACTGCAAGGCACCACGCAGGAAACCTACGGCAACGTACATTGGGCACCGAAAGGCGTAGAAATTGTCTCCTATCAGGGGCAGGACAATATTTACTCCGACCTGACCGCAGGCCGTATCGACGCCGCGTTTCAGGATGAAGTGGCCGCCAGCGAAGGTTTCCTGAAAACCCCGCAGGGCAAAGCCTATAAGTTTGGTGGTCCTTCCATTAAAGACGAAAAACTGTTTGGCGTCGGTACCGGTATGGGCGTGCGTAAAGGCGACACCGAATTGCGCGACGCGCTGAATAAAGCCTTTGCAGAGATGCGCGCTGACGGGACTTACGAAAAGCTGGCGAAGAAATACTTTGATTTTGATGTTTACGGTGGTTAA
- the argT gene encoding lysine/arginine/ornithine ABC transporter substrate-binding protein ArgT has translation MKKTVLALFLLLGLSATASVYAALPQTVRIGTDATYAPFSSKDAKGNFVGFDIDLGNEMCKRIHVKCTWVGSDFDALIPSLKAKKIDAIISSLSITEKRQQEIAFSDKLYAADSRLIAAKGSPIQPTLESLKGKHVGVLQGSTQEGYANDNWRSKGIDVVAYQNQDLIYSDLAAGRLDAAFQDEVAASEGFLKQPAGKDFAFAGPSVKDKKYFGDGTGIGLRKDDTELKAAFDKAFAELRKDGTYDKLAKKYFDFNVYGD, from the coding sequence ATGAAGAAGACGGTTCTCGCTCTGTTTTTACTGCTGGGCCTGTCGGCGACGGCCAGCGTTTATGCAGCGCTTCCCCAGACGGTACGCATCGGTACGGATGCGACCTACGCGCCGTTCTCATCGAAAGATGCGAAAGGGAACTTCGTGGGTTTTGATATCGATCTCGGCAATGAAATGTGCAAACGCATTCATGTGAAATGCACCTGGGTGGGCAGCGATTTCGACGCGCTGATCCCGTCGCTGAAAGCGAAAAAAATCGATGCCATTATCTCTTCTCTGTCGATTACCGAAAAACGTCAGCAGGAGATCGCCTTCTCTGACAAGCTCTACGCCGCAGATTCCCGCCTGATCGCCGCTAAAGGCTCGCCGATTCAACCGACGCTGGAGTCGCTGAAAGGCAAGCATGTTGGCGTGCTGCAAGGATCAACGCAGGAAGGTTACGCCAATGACAACTGGCGCAGCAAAGGCATTGATGTGGTGGCTTATCAGAACCAGGATCTGATTTATTCTGACCTCGCCGCAGGTCGTCTGGACGCTGCGTTCCAGGATGAAGTCGCCGCCAGCGAAGGCTTCCTGAAACAGCCCGCCGGGAAAGATTTTGCTTTTGCTGGCCCGTCAGTAAAAGACAAAAAATACTTTGGTGACGGCACCGGTATCGGCTTGCGTAAAGATGATACCGAGCTGAAAGCCGCTTTTGACAAAGCGTTTGCCGAACTGCGCAAAGACGGCACCTACGACAAACTCGCCAAGAAATACTTCGACTTTAACGTCTACGGCGATTAA
- a CDS encoding UbiX family flavin prenyltransferase yields MKRLIVGISGASGAIYGVRLLQVLRDVAEVETHLVMSQAARQTLSLETDYSLRDAQSLANVVHDARDIAASISSGSFKTAGMVILPCSIKTLSGIVHSYTDSLLTRAADVVLKERRPLVLCVRETPLHLGHLRLMTQAAELGAVIMPPVPAFYHRPQSLQEVVDQTVNRVLDQFDIELPHDLFTRWQGSDVAK; encoded by the coding sequence ATGAAACGACTCATTGTGGGGATCTCTGGCGCCAGCGGTGCCATCTACGGCGTGCGCTTGCTGCAGGTGCTGCGTGACGTGGCGGAAGTGGAAACCCATCTGGTTATGAGTCAGGCCGCCCGACAGACCCTCTCTCTGGAAACCGACTACTCGCTGCGCGATGCGCAGTCGCTGGCGAACGTGGTGCATGACGCGCGCGATATCGCTGCCAGTATCTCTTCCGGCTCGTTTAAAACCGCAGGCATGGTGATTTTGCCATGCTCGATCAAAACCCTTTCCGGCATTGTGCACAGTTATACCGACAGCCTGCTGACGCGTGCGGCGGATGTGGTGCTCAAAGAGCGCAGACCACTGGTGCTGTGCGTGCGTGAAACACCGTTGCACCTTGGGCACCTGCGTTTGATGACGCAAGCGGCGGAACTGGGAGCGGTAATTATGCCGCCGGTTCCGGCGTTTTATCATCGCCCGCAAAGTTTGCAGGAGGTGGTTGATCAGACGGTTAACCGCGTGCTGGATCAGTTCGATATTGAATTACCCCACGACCTTTTTACCCGCTGGCAAGGGAGCGATGTCGCAAAATAG
- the purF gene encoding amidophosphoribosyltransferase has product MCGIVGIAGFMPVNQSIYDALTVLQHRGQDAAGIITIDANNCFRLRKANGMVSDVFEARHMQRMQGNMGIGHVRYPTAGSSSASEAQPFYVNSPYGITLAHNGNLTNAHELRKKLFEEKRRHINTTSDSEILLNIFASELDNFRHYPLEADNIFAAIAATNRQIRGAYACVAMIIGHGMVAFRDPNGIRPLVLGKREIGDGRTEYMVASESVALDTLGFEFLRDIAPGEAVYITEKGQLFSRQCADNPVSNPCLFEYVYFARPDSFIDKISVYSARVNMGTKLGEKIAREWEDLDIDVVIPIPETSCDIALEIARILGKPYRQGFVKNRYVGRTFIMPGQQLRRKSVRRKLNANRAEFRDKNVLLVDDSIVRGTTSEQIIEMAREAGAKKVYLASAAPEIRFPNVYGIDMPTANELIAHGREVDEIRQIIGADGLIFQDLNDLIDAVRAENPDIQQFECSVFNGVYVTKDVDQQYLDYLDSLRNDDAKAVQLQNEVESLEMHNEG; this is encoded by the coding sequence ATGTGCGGTATTGTCGGTATCGCCGGTTTTATGCCGGTAAACCAGTCGATTTATGACGCGTTGACGGTGCTTCAGCACCGTGGGCAGGATGCTGCGGGCATCATCACAATTGATGCCAATAACTGTTTCCGTCTGCGTAAAGCAAACGGCATGGTGAGTGATGTATTTGAAGCCCGCCATATGCAGCGTATGCAGGGCAATATGGGTATTGGTCACGTACGTTATCCCACGGCGGGCAGCTCCAGTGCTTCAGAAGCGCAGCCTTTTTACGTTAACTCCCCGTACGGCATTACGCTTGCGCACAACGGCAATCTGACCAACGCGCATGAGCTGCGTAAAAAGCTGTTCGAAGAGAAGCGTCGCCACATTAACACCACCTCTGATTCTGAAATCCTGCTCAATATCTTTGCCAGCGAGTTGGATAACTTCCGCCACTATCCGCTGGAAGCAGACAACATTTTTGCCGCTATTGCCGCTACTAACCGCCAGATCCGCGGTGCGTACGCTTGTGTGGCAATGATCATCGGCCACGGCATGGTCGCGTTTCGCGACCCGAATGGCATCCGTCCGTTGGTGCTGGGCAAACGCGAGATCGGCGATGGCCGTACCGAGTATATGGTCGCCTCTGAAAGCGTGGCGCTGGATACGCTGGGCTTCGAATTCCTGCGTGATATCGCGCCGGGCGAAGCGGTATATATCACTGAAAAAGGCCAGTTGTTCAGCCGTCAGTGCGCGGACAACCCGGTCAGCAACCCGTGCCTGTTCGAGTACGTTTACTTTGCACGCCCGGACTCCTTCATCGACAAAATTTCCGTCTACAGCGCGCGTGTCAACATGGGCACCAAGCTTGGCGAAAAAATTGCCCGCGAGTGGGAAGATCTGGACATCGACGTGGTAATTCCGATTCCGGAAACCTCCTGCGATATCGCACTGGAAATCGCCCGTATTCTCGGCAAACCGTACCGCCAGGGGTTTGTGAAAAACCGCTATGTTGGCCGCACCTTTATCATGCCGGGCCAACAGCTGCGCCGTAAGTCTGTGCGCCGCAAACTGAACGCCAACCGTGCCGAGTTCCGCGATAAAAACGTGCTGCTGGTGGATGACTCCATCGTGCGCGGCACCACTTCTGAGCAGATTATCGAGATGGCGCGTGAAGCGGGCGCGAAGAAGGTTTATCTCGCTTCTGCCGCCCCGGAAATTCGTTTCCCGAACGTCTACGGTATCGACATGCCAACGGCAAATGAGCTGATTGCCCACGGTCGTGAAGTGGACGAAATTCGCCAGATCATCGGCGCTGACGGGCTGATTTTCCAGGATCTTAACGATTTGATTGACGCGGTGCGTGCCGAAAACCCGGATATTCAGCAGTTTGAATGCTCGGTATTTAACGGCGTCTACGTCACTAAAGATGTCGATCAGCAATACCTCGATTATCTCGACTCCCTGCGTAATGACGATGCCAAAGCAGTACAGCTTCAGAACGAAGTGGAAAGTTTAGAGATGCATAACGAAGGTTGA